The following coding sequences lie in one Arachis ipaensis cultivar K30076 chromosome B05, Araip1.1, whole genome shotgun sequence genomic window:
- the LOC107644556 gene encoding protein PLASTID MOVEMENT IMPAIRED 2-like produces the protein MDCLSSSKYASTSRELQRARRDAGWYKERRRAADSAKAEAEYELSTAKKTVKDLSSMIEKSSYKVKAHKQERASLELKLHKAKRKDNSHNHEYSQVMRELEYAKHQLFQLKLDVDAVLKEKSQAEMEMEASLSSVMHGSRTVELLRKEIEEANEEQVLVELARIDALKEVEDIKARREKEAKEILFELEKLRKKLKEGIEEINKSKEHEMKLAMTLSDVGVLQNELKHAKEMDKRVRRHESTEHIEGASGKWEELSESPPLETLEEEVEVAKKDLALIREEGFQFMASMDVIRNEMKQVSAETVGLKEESKSGTKVQNLNSKILRAKSKLEGLIAAEEKDKSIVTSLQHSLNKLNAEIETAEKEKELVYQEVTKTKAEIERSEFEKDMAEERLKHIMKELEAIKLSESLALEKLEALTENAMRDRGLATQNRSSITISKFEYEYLTNRAAEAEKIADKKVAAAKAWTEAVKASEKEILIRAKIAETVIKETKVEDYNKERLVTKKVGREELENWPRKGKNNASSDLQMQRSLSQKSNKSNGSVTPARGSKFQKSASPATRVSPFTIKKKKKVIPNLTKFFRGKKNKRSNRNSSQ, from the exons ATGGATTGTTTATCATCTTCG AAGTACGCTTCAACATCAAGAGAGCTTCAAAGAGCAAGAAGAGATGCTGGTTGGTACAAAGAGAGAAGACGGGCTGCGGATTCTGCGAAAGCTGAAGCAGAGTATGAGCTTTCTACTGCAAAGAAGACAGTGAAAGATCTTTCTTCTATGATTGAGAAATCTAGCTACAAGGTGAAGGCACATAAGCAAGAAAGAGCATCACTAGAATTGAAGTTGCACAAGGCAAAAAGGAAGGATAATAGCCACAACCATGAATACTCACAAGTGATGAGAGAATTGGAATATGCTAAACACCAGTTGTTCCAGCTCAAGCTTGATGTGGATGCTGTTTTGAAAGAGAAATCACAAGCTGAGATGGAAATGGAAGCATCCCTATCGAGTGTGATGCACGGATCAAGAACAGTGGAATTGCTGAGGAAGGAGATTGAGGAAGCCAATGAAGAACAAGTGCTGGTTGAATTGGCCAGGATTGATGCTTTAAAAGAAGTGGAAGACATCAAAGCTCGGAGAGAAAAGGAAGCCAAGGAGATTTTATTCGAACTGGAAAAGTTAAGAAAGAAGTTGAAGGAGGGTATTGAAGAGATAAATAAGTCGAAAGAGCATGAAATGAAATTAGCTATGACATTGTCTGATGTTGGTGTCTTGCAGAACGAACTGAAGCATGCCAAAGAAATGGATAAAAGGGTTCGAAGACATGAGAGCACTGAACACATCGAAGGAGCTTCGGGTAAATGGGAGGAATTAAGCGAGTCTCCTCCGCTAGAGACTCtagaagaagaagtagaggtAGCAAAGAAAGATTTAGCTTTAATAAGGGAAGAAGGTTTCCAGTTTATGGCATCTATGGATGTGATAAGAAATGAGATGAAGCAAGTGAGTGCTGAGACAGTTGGCTTAAAGGAGGAATCAAAATCTGGTACAAAAGTTCAAAATCTCAATTCCAAGATTTTGAGAGCAAAATCTAAACTAGAAGGTTTGATTGCAGCAGAGGAAAAGGACAAATCAATAGTAACTAGTTTACAACATTCTTTGAATAAGCTTAATGCAGAAATAGAGacagcagaaaaagaaaaagagcttgTTTATCAAGAGGTTACAAAAACTAAAGCAGAGATAGAAAGATCTGAGTTTGAGAAAGACATGGCTGAGGAAAGGTTGAAACACATCATGAAGGAGCTTGAAGCAATCAAATTATCCGAAAGTTTAGCCTTAGAGAAGCTGGAAGCCCTCACAGAGAATGCAATGAGAGACAGAGGATTAGCTACACAGAACAGATCGTCGATCACAATCTCAAAGTTCGAATACGAGTATTTAACTAATCGTGCGGCCGAGGCTGAAAAAATCGCAGACAAAAAGGTTGCAGCAGCAAAGGCATGGACTGAAGCTGTCAAGGCTAGTGAGAAAGAGATACTGATAAGAGCTAAAATAGCTGAGACTGTAATCAAAGAGACAAAAGTAGAAGACTATAACAAAGAAAGGCTGGTTACAAAGAAAGTAGGTAGGGAAGAGTTAGAGAATTGGCCAAGAAAAGGCAAAAATAATGCATCAAGTGACTTGCAGATGCAGAGATCATTGTCTCAAAAGAGCAACAAATCCAATGGCAGTGTGACTCCTGCAAGGGGATCCAAATTTCAGAAGTCTGCTTCACCGGCAACTCGTGTGAGTCCTTTCACcatcaaaaagaagaagaaggtgatcccaaACTTGACCAAGTTTTTCAGAGGgaagaagaacaagaggagcaataGGAATTCATCACAGTAA
- the LOC107644557 gene encoding uncharacterized protein LOC107644557, protein MDPPPPPAATSSNGANKLRLMCSHGGHFLPRPRTNTLFYAGGETRIVSFHRHNLATISSFTSHISATLSVAPPFNIKYHLPPHLHLDSLISLSSDDDLAVLLDENRRLNSTPYRIRLFLFFFHSSPRSAAAIRHPKTEAWFFDALKSAKIMERDAHVTSQEFCSSAAESMVLDTTSSFGSTSSSTSSTNLPPLRAQADENNNNDVVLKDSKGKLNSSDSISCDNTVSSSVMSHQLNISYEDPAVYHISEARTNAESIEAENKFAYISSGVMANNMNMDLGYASFPQYNQVGSPHLQFVQAPQQILPIHPSGLLPLPSCQPMYQQPQPLQNMVYYPNQSCAVYLVPIGNIAPNGFPIAASGKASLNLNPDPPLMNVHVAYKPMGEARSPFGHDFAPPDYLTDNAMTASSTHVTQQQDMDIYSFYHQSPNVSINSGESPEFENELDDGLARDQIYKSQPPPPKYPTMSKATTNLLSEALAKLHVDNLKQQTEQ, encoded by the exons ATGGACCCACCACCGCCACCGGCAGCCACGTCATCCAACGGCGCCAACAAGCTCCGCCTCATGTGCAGTCACGGCGGTCATTTCCTCCCCCGTCCACGCACCAACACTCTCTTCTACGCCGGCGGCGAGACACGCATCGTCTCCTTCCATCGCCACAACCTCGCCACTATTTCCTCCTTCACTTCTCACATCTCCGCCACACTCTCCGTCGCGCCTCCGTTCAACATCAAGTACCACCTCCCACCTCACCTCCACCTCGACTCACTCATCTCTCTCTCTTCCGACGACGACCTCGCCGTACTCCTCGACGAGAACCGCCGCCTCAACTCCACTCCCTACCGCATCAGattgttcctcttcttcttccactcTTCTCCGCGTTCCGCCGCTGCAATTCGGCACCCGAAGACGGAGGCGTGGTTCTTCGACGCGCTTAAGAGTGCTAAGATTATGGAGCGTGATGCTCACGTGACCAGTCAGGAGTTTTGTTCCTCTGCGGCCGAGTCTATGGTTTTGGATACAACCTCATCTTTTGGCTCCACTTCTTCTTCAACTTCGTCGACGAATTTGCCTCCGTTGAGGGCTCAGGCTGATGAGAACAACAACAACGACGTCGTTTTGAAGGATAGCAAAGGGAAGTTGAATTCTTCGGATTCAATCTCGTG tgATAATACTGTTTCATCTAGTGTTATGTCCCACCAGCTAAATATATCTTACGAAGACCCTGCGGTTTATCATATTTCGGAGGCAAGAACCAATGCTGAATCCATTGAAGCTGAAAACAAATTCGCTTACATTTCCTCTGGGGTCATGGCGAATAACATGAATATGGATCTCGGGTATGCCTCATTTCCACAGTATAATCAAGTGGGGAGTCCACATTTGCAGTTTGTACAAGCTCCTCAGCAAATTCTACCAATCCACCCAAGTGGCCTGTTACCACTACCATCATGCCAACCCATGTACCAGCAACCGCAGCCATTGCAGAATATGGTTTACTATCCTAATCAATCGTGTGCTGTATACCTTGTGCCTATTGGAAACATCGCTCCCAATGGTTTTCCTATAGCTGCTTCTGGCAAAGCTTCATTGAATCTGAATCCGGATCCTCCCTTAATGAATGTTCATGTAGCTTACAAACCTATGGGGGAAGCCAGGTCTCCTTTTGGCCATGATTTTGCCCCACCAGATTACTTAACAGACAATGCAATGACTGCATCTTCTACTCATGTAACTCAGCAACAAGACATGGATATTTATTCATTTTATCATCAATCTCCAAACGTATCTATCAATTCTGGGGAATCTCCCGAGTTTGAAAATGAACTTGATGATGGCCTTGCTCGTGATCAGATATACAAATCCCAGCCCCCTCCTCCGAAATACCCAACCATGTCAAAAGCTACAACAAACTTGTTATCTGAGGCTCTTGCTAAATTGCATGTGGATAACCTGAAGCAGCAGACAGAACAGTAG